The sequence below is a genomic window from Cygnus olor isolate bCygOlo1 chromosome 7, bCygOlo1.pri.v2, whole genome shotgun sequence.
CCACACCTTCCGCTGCAAATTTGTGCCCGTGCCTCCAGCCCAGCGGGGCCACCGCGGCGCCACGGCCCCGGGGAGGGGACCCGGTGgctctggcagggctgggacatCCCTGAGGTGCCCCCGTGCTCCGTCGCAGGAAGGGGCCTCCCCGCCAGAGCTCAGTTCCTGGGCGGCAGGGGCTGGTTGATGATCACCTGCACCACAAAATCCTTCTGGATCTTGGTCTCCTGCAGCCGCGTGCGGTCGGTGAGCAGCTTGCCCGAGAAGAACCAGCGCTGCCAGGCCAGCTCGATGCCCTCCTGCGcctgcagctgcttcttcaGCTGCCCGATGGTGTCGCCCATGCTGGCGCTGAGCCGCAGGTCCTTGCCGGTGGAGAGCCGCACCTTGAGGGCGAACTCGCGCCGGGCGCTGGGCAGGGGCTCGGCCGgctccgccgcctcctcctcgccccgcTCCAGGATCAGGTTGACGGGGGGCGCCAGGCAGTACACGGGCAGCTGGTACCGGTTGCCCAGCTCGTCGTAGCACTCCGTCAGCGaccctggggacagcggggtgAGCGACTGTGCCCTGTGGGGCGTCCCCGTCACGCCCCCAGGCTCCTggaaccccccccccggctccgcAGCCCGATGTGGGGCGCTCatccccgccgccccccgagCTGCCACCCCCTCACCGTGGGGCAGGGTGATGCTGGCTCCGTCCAGGATGGCCTGGGCCAGGCTGTGGTCGTTGGCCTCCACGGCGT
It includes:
- the UBTD1 gene encoding ubiquitin domain-containing protein 1, producing the protein MGGCVGRQRRERPAAGNPRKRAGRNEPLKKERPKWKSDYPMTDGQLRSKRDEFWDTAPAFEGRKEIWDALKAAAYAVEANDHSLAQAILDGASITLPHGSLTECYDELGNRYQLPVYCLAPPVNLILERGEEEAAEPAEPLPSARREFALKVRLSTGKDLRLSASMGDTIGQLKKQLQAQEGIELAWQRWFFSGKLLTDRTRLQETKIQKDFVVQVIINQPLPPRN